One part of the Raphanus sativus cultivar WK10039 chromosome 7, ASM80110v3, whole genome shotgun sequence genome encodes these proteins:
- the LOC108817470 gene encoding uncharacterized protein LOC108817470, with protein sequence MGQSCFFRVLLVSSLLLLIFFSTAMGRNLRTTKLSGVHSTAELFPSKDGIVRNMIDLMDYNPPQSNTNWSGFVATPPQSPPLP encoded by the exons ATGGGTCAGTCTTGCTTCTTCAGAGTTCTCCTTGTTTCCTCTCTTTTACTACTTATATTCTTCTCTACTG CAATGGGAAGAAACTTGCGAACTACAAAGTTGTCAGGAGTTCACAGCACTGCTGAGCTATTTCCTTCCAAG GATGGCATTGTGCGGAATATGATCGACCTGATGGACTACAATCCACCGCAGTCTAACACCAATTGGAGTGGTTTCGTCGCGACTCCTCCACAGTCTCCTCCACTTCCATAA
- the LOC108817467 gene encoding uncharacterized protein At5g19025 translates to MVYLQSSISVVEMANSADHHHHKPRTNRKSSSSSSSLSICCDGGSPSAAIDVLILIAVVTSSGFLIFPYIRFIAVKSVEIFSDVSCLVKEEILRNPDPIVYGLIALSVSCTALSAWMIVILVSGRNKCGKPDCRGLGKANAEFDIQLETEDCVKGGGGGSSSSGAGVVSKKGLFELPRDHHRELEAELKKMAPVNGRAVLVFRAKCGCSVGRLEVPGPKKQRRKIKK, encoded by the coding sequence ATGGTATATCTCCAGAGCTCAATCTCCGTCGTCGAAATGGCCAACTCAGCAgatcaccaccaccacaagCCAAGAACCAACCgtaaatcatcatcatcatcatcatcgttatCAATCTGCTGCGACGGCGGATCTCCGTCGGCAGCGATCGACGTTCTGATCCTGATCGCAGTCGTCACGTCCTCGGGGTTCTTGATCTTTCCTTACATCAGATTCATCGCCGTCAAGTCCGTGGAGATCTTCTCCGACGTGTCTTGCCTGGTCAAGGAAGAGATTCTCCGCAACCCTGACCCGATCGTCTACGGGCTGATCGCGCTGAGCGTCTCGTGCACGGCCTTGTCTGCTTGGATGATCGTTATACTCGTGTCTGGTCGGAATAAATGCGGGAAGCCTGATTGCAGAGGGCTCGGGAAGGCTAACGCGGAGTTTGATATTCAGCTCGAGACGGAGGATTGTGTCaagggtggtggtggtggatcgTCGTCGTCGGGCGCGGGTGTTGTTAGCAAGAAGGGATTATTTGAGTTGCCTCGTGATCACCACCGGGAGTTGGAGGCGGAGCTGAAGAAGATGGCTCCGGTTAATGGTAGGGCGGTGCTGGTTTTTAGGGCGAAATGTGGGTGTTCGGTTGGGAGGTTGGAGGTTCCTGGTCCTAAGAAGCAGCGAAGGAAGATCAAGAAAtga
- the LOC130497782 gene encoding putative F-box protein At3g23420: protein MKKMSDLPKDMAEEVLCRIPVTSLRPVRSTCKKWNKLSRCGVFAKKHIDRLGEEAKEGRLVVMMMDYRVFLMRFNLSNKSSCVVEREAKLIGPDGSDQIDVREIFHCDGLLLCILKDDHSRLVVWNPYWGQTRWIEQTHDCHLVDQYTYAIGYDSNSKSHKVLRFIDFISSFVEFKIYDLSSDSWRIILDLHPRNSWMVRYGERGLSLKGNTYWFASDVESGDGLLACFDFTRETFGPPLPLPFDSYFEDTVSLSSVGEDQLVVLFQTTNILTFEIWISTKIGDDDPNAVSWNNKFFLSANIKQLLHPQWQFPISAGFFIDEEKKVAVVFDKDADINNPTREVAYIFGVDGSLKEAADVRECADNIYDAFVCSYVPSLVQLN from the coding sequence atgaagaagatgtcTGATCTCCCAAAGGATATGGCTGAGGAGGTTCTCTGTCGAATTCCAGTGACATCTCTGAGACCTGTCCGATCTACTTGCAAAAAGTGGAACAAGTTGTCCAGATGTGGCGTATTCGCTAAGAAGCACATTGATCGTCTAGGAGAAGAAGCAAAGGAGGGCCGTCTTGTGGTCATGATGATGGATTATAGGGTTTTCTTGATGAGATTCAATCTTTCCAACAAATCATCATGTGTAGTAGAGCGTGAAGCTAAGCTTATTGGCCCAGACGGTTCAGATCAAATCGATGTGCGTGAAATCTTTCATTGCGACGGTTTATTGTTATGTATTCTCAAAGATGATCACTCCAGGCTCGTGGTTTGGAACCCTTATTGGGGGCAAACCAGGTGGATCGAGCAGACACACGACTGCCACTTAGTGGACCAGTATACGTATGCTATCGGTTACGACAGTAACAGTAAGTCCCATAAAGTCTTGAgatttattgattttatatctAGTTTTGTCGAGTTCAAAATCTACGACTTAAGTTCTGATTCGTGGAGGATTATTCTTGACCTCCACCCTCGAAACTCCTGGATGGTAAGATATGGTGAACGTGGCCTATCTTTAAAGGGAAACACCTACTGGTTTGCTTCAGACGTAGAATCTGGCGATGGTTTGTTAGCCTGTTTTGATTTCACAAGAGAGACATTCGGGCCGCCTCTGCCTCTGCCGTTTGATTCTTATTTTGAAGATACTGTCAGTCTATCTAGTGTTGGAGAAGATCAGCTTGTGGTTTTATTCCAGACCACTAATATATTGACGTTTGAGATCTGGATCTCCACTAAGATTGGTGATGACGACCCTAACGCCGTGTCCTGGAACAACAAGTTTTTCTTATCAGCGAATATCAAACAACTCCTTCACCCTCAGTGGCAGTTTCCTATATCTGCGGGTTTCTTCATTGACGAGGAGAAGAAGGTCGCCGTGGTTTTTGATAAAGACGCAGATATAAATAACCCCACTCGCGAAGTAGCTTACATCTTTGGAGTAGATGGATCCTTGAAAGAAGCAGCAGATGTCAGAGAATGTGCAGACAATATTTATGATGCATTTGTTTGCTCATATGTTCCAAGCTTAGTGCAGCTTAATTAG
- the LOC130497760 gene encoding uncharacterized protein LOC130497760, with protein MRCIRAWFGKRQRRNLRISRTRKILMMIASSKNTKKRLAELREAAKVRRLCKLLLKFGLLIAECGLLLGCLEELASRYPRTKFVKIISTGCIPNYPDCNLPTLLVSHIMVLLKELMWA; from the exons ATGCGCTGCATCAGAGCATGGTTCGGTAAAAGACAGAGGAGGAACTTGAGGATCTCGAGGACGAGAAAGATCTTGATGATGATCGCTTCCTCGAAGAATAC GAAGAAGAGGTTGGCGGAGCTGAGAGAAGCTGCTAAAGTCAGAAGGTTATGCAAGCTTCTGCTCAAGTTTGGGTTGTT GATCGCAGAGTGTGGATTGTTATTGGGTTGTCTAGAAGAATTGGCTAGCAGATACCCGAGGACGAAGTTTGTTAAGATTATATCAACTGGTTGTATTCCCAACTACCCTGATTGCAATCTCCCTACCTTGCTTGTGTCCCATATCATGGTGCTGTTAAAGGAACTCATGTGGGCTTGA
- the LOC130497761 gene encoding rho GTPase-activating protein 6-like gives MMHTITCHSRENRMTSSAVAACMSPLLLRPLLAGECDLEGGFDALEDNSAQLLAAANAANNAQAIVTSLLEDYGNMINDEGLQRCSTSTDSHIGESGPEKSSDEEDIEVRDKTMM, from the exons ATGATGCATACAATCACTTGTCATTCCCGTGAGAACCGGATGACGTCATCTGCTGTAGCTGCTTGTATGTCACCATTGCTTCTGCGTCCTCTACTGGCTGGAGAATGTGATCTCGAAGGAGGTTTTGACGCTCTAGAAGATAACTCTGCCCAACTTCTTGCTGCCGCTAATGCTGCCAATAATGCTCAAGCCATTGTCACATCCCTTTTGGAAGACTATGGGAACATGATCAAT GATGAAGGTCTCCAAAGATGCTCCACTTCTACTGATTCCCATATTGGCGAGAGTGGGCCTGAGAAATCAAGTGATGAAGAGGACATAGAGGTTAGAGATAAGACCATGATGTAG
- the LOC108837338 gene encoding COP9 signalosome complex subunit 3-like, which produces MATNLQDEAFHDGIGEVFHISTLDWLNQPDLVAIYDRHHAIPLPLSIEKLGPGPIEEGIFLYARLRMRDHFEWDDVNEERRRNCRTGRTPAGAQVTHTEATLTMEDGHLFTRRNYHRGPNPFCLVHYLIRPPPVVNDESEDDGGGDEDESEDDGSGDEDESEDDGGGDEDESEDDGGGDEDESEDDGDAAEAGDGDAAEAGDGDAAEAGDGSEQDSTESEDDFKGDPDYDPNLDEQLDASNHSIGYLREEALTRDSVKKEKFFGVVLLIDRFINSCEAGQIRFATEKFVTLYKDPVQGVAPLLSAVRKVQVSAKCFTALHPDCLQLCLQAKCYEAGFSILSDDILEVDQPRDLYLYCYYGGMICIGLKRFQKASELLYNVVTAPMFQLNAIALEGYKKYILVTLIHSGQFTGSLPKCASTAAQRHLKSGCMPYSEVGNRYNDGKISELEAVAVAHSSDFEKDNNIGLVKQAVTSLYKRNILRLTQKYLTLSLQDIAQLANAKEAEMHVLQMIQEGQIHALINQKDGMVRFLEDPEQYKTSEMMIEVTDSVIQRTIGLSKNLLAMDESLSCDPLYLGKVGRERQKYDFGDGFDTVPQKFSM; this is translated from the exons ATGGCAACAAATCTTCAAGACGAAGCCTTTCACGACGGCATCGGAGAGGTTTTCCACATATCCACTCTTGATTGGCTAAATCAACCGGATCTGGTGGCGATCTACGACAGGCATCACGCGATCCCTTTACCTCTAAGCATTGAAAAGCTGGGTCCAGGGCCGATCGAAGAAGGCATCTTCCTCTATGCTCGCCTTAGAATGAGAGATCATTTTGAGTGGGATGATGTCAAcgaggagaggagaaggaatTGTAGAACGGGAAGAACTCCAGCAGGAGCTCAAGTTACTCATACGGAAGCGACTTTAACGATGGAGGATGGCCATTTGTTTACAAGACGGAACTACCATCGAGGTCCAAACCCCTTCTGCTTGGTGCATTATCTCATCCGTCCTCCACCAGTTGTGAACGACGAGTCGGAAGACGACGGAGGCGGTGACGAGGACGAGTCGGAAGACGACGGAAGCGGTGACGAGGACGAGTCGGAAGACGACGGAGGCGGTGACGAGGACGAGTCGGAAGACGACGGAGGCGGTGACGAGGACGAGTCGGAAGACGACGGAGACGCTGCCGAGGCGGGGGATGGAGACGCTGCCGAGGCGGGGGATGGAGACGCTGCCGAGGCGGGGGATGGAAGCGAACAAGATTCCACGGAGTCGGAGGATGATTTCAAGGGAGACCCGGACTATGATCCCAATCTTGACGAACAGCTCGACGCTTCAAATCATTCTATCGGCTATCTTCG CGAGGAGGCTCTTACGCGTGATTCAGTGAAAAAGGAGAAATTTTTTGGTGTGGTTCTGCTAATTGATCGGTTCATCAACTCTTGCGAGGCTGGACAGATTCGTTTTGCAACTGAAAAAT TTGTTACTCTCTATAAGGATCCTGTACAAGGGGTGGCGCCACTGTTGTCAGCTGTTCGTAAGGTTCAGGTCTCCGCTAAGTGTTTCACCGCACTGCATCCGGATTGTCTTCAGCTGTGTCTCCAGGCGAAGTGCTACGAAGCTGGTTTCTCCATTCTTAGCGATGATATCTTGGAGGTTGACCAGCCTAGAGATCTTTATCTCTATTGCTATTATGG GGGAATGATATGCATTGGACTGAAGAGATTCCAGAAGGCATCGGAGCTTCTTTACAAT GTTGTTACTGCTCCAATGTTTCAACTCAATGCCATAGCTCTTGAGGGGTACAAAAAGTACATATTGGTGACTCTCATTCACTCTGGCCAG TTTACTGGCAGTCTCCCCAAGTGCGCTTCTACAGCAGCTCAGAGGCACCTCAAGAGCGGGTGTATG CCTTACTCCGAAGTGGGTAATCGTTACAACGATGGGAAGATCAGTGAACTAGAGGCAGTAGCTGTGGCGCACAGCTCAGATTTTGAAAAG GACAATAACATTGGATTAGTTAAGCAAGCAGTGACATCCCTTTACAAGCGGAACATACTGAGATTGACTCAGAAGTACTTGACCTTGTCGCTTCAAGATATAGCCCAACTTGCTAATGCTAAGGAGGCGGAAATGCATGTGCTTCAGATG ATCCAGGAGGGTCAGATACATGCCCTTATCAACCAGAAAGATGGAATGGTGAGATTCTTGGAGGACCCTGAGCAGTACAAAACCAGTGAGATGATGATAGAGGTCACGGATTCTGTCATCCAAAG GACAATTGGGCTGTCGAAGAATCTACTAGCGATGGATGAGAGCTTATCATGTGATCCTCTGTACTTGGGAAAG GTTGGAAGGGAAAGGCAAAAGTACGACTTCGGAGACGGTTTTGATACTGTCCCTCAGAAGTTCTCCATGTAA
- the LOC108838901 gene encoding ATP-dependent zinc metalloprotease FTSH 6, chloroplastic, which yields MMKMASSSALSLPLSNIPTCNNKSQELPKPTHLSKYLHRHYHHIRTKTLDHKLTKRALLNMTALGFTPPLATFLAHPAKAEPEAPIEAASNRMSYSRFLHHLEENEVKKVDLFENGTVAIAEISNPALRKIQRVRVNLPGLPGDLVRKMKEKNVDFAAHPVDVNWGAFLLNFLGNFGFPLLLLGSLLLSSSSNRYPSGPSLPFGLGRSKAKFQMEPNTGITFEDVAGVDEAKQDFEEIVEFLKTPEKFSALGAKIPKGVLLTGPPGTGKTLLAKAIAGEAGVPFFSLSGSEFIEMFVGVGASRVRDLFNKAKANSPCLVFIDEIDAVGRIRGTGLGGGNDEREQTLNQILTEMDGFTGNTGVLVIAATNRPEILDAALVRPGRFDRQVSVGLPDMRGREEILKVHSKSKKLDSEVSLSVIAMRTPGFSGADLANLMNEAAILAGRRGREKITLKEIDDSIDRIIAGMEGTKMVDGKSKAIVAYHEVGHAVCATLTAGHDPVQKVTLIPRGQARGLTWFLPGEDPTLVSKQQLFARIVGGLGGRAAEEVIFGEPEITTGATGDLQQITQIARQMVTMFGMSEIGPWALTDPATTQSDIVLRMLARSSMSEKLAEEIDQCVKKIIDNAYEIAKNHVRDNREAIDKLVDVLLDKETLTGDEFRAILSEYTDRQLNTDDRVRIKALFSV from the exons ATGATGAAAATGGCATCTTCGTCAGCTTtgtctctccctctctctaaCATCCCAACCTGCAATAACAAGTCCCAAGAGTTACCAAAACCTACTCATTTATCCAAATACCTCCACAGGCATTACCATCATATCAGGACAAAAACTCTAGACCATAAACTCACCAAGAGAGCCCTGCTGAATATGACTGCCTTGGGTTTTACGCCACCTTTAGCAACTTTTTTGGCTCATCCGGCAAAAGCTGAACCAGAAGCTCCCATCGAAGCCGCTTCCAACAGAATGTCATACTCGAGGTTCCTGCACCATCTGGAAGAAAATGAAGTGAAGAAGGTTGACTTATTCGAGAATGGAACTGTTGCCATCGCAGAGATCTCCAATCCAGCGTTAAGAAAGATCCAGAGAGTTAGGGTTAACCTTCCGGGTTTGCCTGGTGATCTTGTCAGgaagatgaaggagaagaacGTAGACTTCGCTGCTCATCCTGTAGATGTGAACTGGGGAGCTTTCTTGCTCAATTTCTTGGGGAATTTTGGGTTTCCTTTGCTCTTACTTGGCTCTCTGCTATTATCATCTTCTTCAAATAGATACCCTAGTGGACCCAGCTTACCTTTTGGCCTTGGAAG AAGCAAAGCTAAGTTTCAAATGGAGCCAAACACAGGGATAACATTCGAGGACGTTGCAGGAGTAGACGAAGCCAAGCAAGACTTTGAAGAGATAGTAGAATTCTTGAAAACACCCGAGAAGTTCTCAGCCTTGGGTGCTAaaatcccaaaaggtgtcttgCTGACAGGACCGCCAGGAACAGGGAAGACTCTCTTGGCCAAGGCCATAGCCGGAGAAGCCGGAGTTCCGTTTTTCTCACTGTCCGGTTCGGAGTTTATAGAGATGTTTGTTGGTGTCGGAGCATCTAGGGTAAGAGACTTGTTCAACAAGGCAAAGGCTAATTCACCCTGTTTAGTGTTCATTGATGAGATTGATGCTGTTGGGAGAATAAGAGGAACCGGTTTAGGAGGTGGAAACGACGAACGTGAGCAGACGCTAAACCAGATTTTAACCGAGATGGACGGGTTTACGGGGAATACCGGAGTGCTCGTGATAGCTGCAACGAACAGACCAGAGATTCTAGACGCTGCTTTGGTCCGACCAGGGAGATTCGACAGGCAG GTATCCGTTGGTTTACCGGATatgagaggaagagaggagataTTAAAAGTTCACAGCAAAAGCAAGAAACTTGACAGTGAAGTGTCTTTGAGCGTGATCGCTATGAGAACTCCTGGTTTTAGTGGAGCTGACCTGGCGAACCTCATGAACGAGGCTGCGATTCTcgccggaagaagaggaagagagaagatTACCCTTAAAGAGATAGACGACTCTATCGACCGGATTATCGCCGGAATGGAAGGGACGAAGATGGTCGACGGCAAAAGCAAAGCCATTGTAGCTTACCATGAAGTAGGACATGCAGTCTGTGC GACATTGACTGCGGGTCACGACCCAGTTCAGAAAGTAACGTTGATTCCTAGAGGTCAAGCACGTGGTCTCACGTGGTTCTTACCGGGAGAAGACCCCACATTGGTTTCTAAACAGCAGTTGTTTGCTAGAATCGTCGGAGGACTAGGAGGCAGAGCAGCCGAGGAAGTGATTTTCGGAGAACCGGAAATAACCACCGGAGCTACCGGCGATCTCCAGCAAATAACTCAGATTGCAAGACAG ATGGTGACGATGTTTGGTATGTCGGAGATAGGTCCGTGGGCTCTAACCGATCCAGCGACGACGCAAAGCGACATCGTTCTAAGGATGCTCGCGAGAAGCTCCATGTCCGAGAAACTCGCCGAGGAAATTGATCAGTGCGTGAAGAAAATAATCGATAACGCTTACGAGATCGCAAAGAACCACGTGAGGGATAACAGAGAAGCAATAGACAAGCTTGTTGATGTCTTGTTGGACAAGGAAACCTTAACGGGAGACGAGTTTCGAGCAATCCTGTCTGAATACACTGATAGACAGTTGAATACTGATGATAGAGTTCGAATCAAAGCTTTGTTTAGTGTGTAG
- the LOC108815857 gene encoding uncharacterized protein LOC108815857: protein MNFLNSAASLCRRVSLRELITEVPAYGGSGISDCSSSGLSLVLKRWATKKTAGSTKNGRDSKPKNLGVKKFGGENVIPGNIIVRQRGTRFHPGDYVGIGKDHTLFALKEGRVRFEKNKITGRKWIHVDPKGGHVLHPIYTKAAMAKSTTVETASSS, encoded by the exons ATGAATTTCTTAAACTCAGCAGCATCCTTATGCAGAAGAGTTAGTTTGAGGGAACTTATCACCGAGGTTCCTGCTTACGGTGGCAGTGGCATCTCCG ATTGTTCTTCAAGTGGGTTGAGTTTGGTGTTAAAGCGTTGGGCTACTAAGAAAACCGCCGGTTCCACCAAGAACGGACGTGACTCTAAGCCCAAGAATCTCGGCGTCAAGAAGTTCGGAGGAGAG AATGTGATACCGGGAAACATAATAGTCCGTCAACGTGGAACTCGTTTCCATCCGGGAGACTATGTCGGGATTGGGAAGGACCATACTCTGTTTGCATTGAAGGAAGGACGAGTCAGGTTCGAGAAAAACAAGATCACTGGACGCAAATGGATTCATGTTGATCCTAAGGGAGGTCATGTTCTTCACCCTATCTACACTAAAGCGGCAATGGCCAAGTCCACTACGGTGGAGACAGCTTCGTCGTCCTGA
- the LOC108815029 gene encoding zinc-finger homeodomain protein 8 — protein sequence MDVISTSATIVSDLDSRQPVTEAPTRIQPAKPISFSNGKRNHDHQHHASQVVVTYKECLKNHAAGIGGHALDGCGEFIPSPSFNSSDPTSLTCDACGCHRNFHRREDDLSNVSAVVPRIEYRPQNRHQLPPPPLPSVGAGSQEDDDPASPPPISSSYMLLALSGGATAVPVSRKRFRTKFSEFQKGKMFEFAERVGWRMPKPDDVDVDVVEFCREIGVEKNVFKVWMHNNKIPGRGGARRANGDGGGGDGRESVPTNGNVSFSST from the coding sequence ATGGATGTAATATCTACTTCAGCTACTATAGTATCCGACTTGGATTCGCGGCAACCCGTTACCGAAGCTCCGACCCGGATCCAGCCCGCGAAGCCTATTTCTTTTTCCAACGGGAAACGTAACCACGACCACCAACATCATGCGTCTCAAGTGGTTGTTACTTATAAAGAGTGTCTGAAGAACCACGCAGCTGGAATCGGTGGTCACGCTCTAGACGGTTGCGGCGAGTTTATACCGTCTCCGTCGTTTAACTCCAGCGACCCCACTTCACTGACATGCGACGCTTGTGGTTGCCACCGTAACTTCCACCGCCGCGAAGACGATCTATCTAATGTCTCAGCTGTGGTCCCGAGGATCGAGTATCGCCCTCAGAATCGTCACCAGCTTCCTCCGCCGCCGCTGCCTTCGGTGGGAGCTGGTAGCCAAGAGGACGATGATCCTGCCTCTCCTCCGCCGATCTCGTCCTCTTATATGCTTCTTGCACTCTCAGGAGGAGCCACGGCGGTTCCAGTGTCGAGGAAGCGTTTCAGGACGAAGTTTAGTGAGTTTCAGAAGGGGAAGATGTTCGAGTTCGCGGAGAGAGTCGGGTGGAGGATGCCGAAACCGGATGACGTGGACGTGGACGTGGTGGAGTTTTGTCGGGAGATTGGAGTTGagaaaaatgttttcaaagTGTGGATGCATAACAACAAGATTCCAGGACGCGGTGGAGCTAGAAGAGCTAACGgagacggaggaggaggagacggtCGCGAGAGTGTTCCGACAAACGGCAACGTGTCGTTTTCTTCAACGTGA
- the LOC108814378 gene encoding 40S ribosomal protein S9-1, whose protein sequence is MVHVCYYRNYGKTFKGPRRPFEKERLDSELKLVGEYGLRNKRELWRVQYSLSRIRNAARDLLTLDEKNPKRIFEGEALLRKMNRYGLLDESQNKLDYVLALTVENFLERRLQTIVFKSGMAKSIHHSRVLIRQRHIRVGKQLVNIPSFMVRLDSQKHIDFALTSPFGGGRPGRVKRRNEKSASKKASGGDADGDDEE, encoded by the exons ATGGTTCACGTTTGCTACTACCGCAACT ATGGAAAGACCTTCAAGGGACCACGTCGTCCTTTCGAGAAGGAGCGTCTCGACTCCGAGTTGAAGTTAGTCGGTGAGTACGGTCTCCGCAACAAGCGTGAGCTCTGGAGAGTGCAGTACTCTTTGAGCCGTATCCGTAACGCCGCGAGGGATCTTCTGACGCTCGACGAGAAGAACCCCAAGAGGATCTTCGAAGGTGAGGCGCTTCTCCGTAAGATGAACCGTTACGGTCTTCTCGATGAGAGCCAGAACAAGCTCGATTACGTCTTGGCTTTGACCGTTGAGAATTTCCTCGAGCGTAGGCTTCAGACCATTGTGTTCAAGTCTGGTATGGCTAAGTCGATTCATCACTCCCGTGTCCTCATTAGGCAGAGGCATATCAG GGTTGGTAAGCAGTTGGTGAACATTCCTTCGTTCATGGTGAGACTTGATTCTCAGAAGCATATTGACTTTGCTCTGACCAGTCCCTTCGGTGGTGGCCGTCCCGGTAGAGTGAAGAGAAGGAATGAGAAGTCTGCCTCCAAGAAAGCCTCTGGTGGTGATGCAGATGGTGATGACGAAGAGTAA
- the LOC108816792 gene encoding uncharacterized protein LOC108816792 has protein sequence MSMRGEAEAWPEMEAIARKMVEEVETESSGSSEAETESPRSVGRWTAKERVHSQVLKIREEDLCVLENRPHGLSLFLISRPSLPCSPLSGKVRSLNAVQ, from the coding sequence atGAGTATGAGAGGAGAAGCTGAAGCTTGGCCGGAGATGGAAGCGATAGCTAGGAAGATGGTGGAGGAAGTTGAAACAGAGAGTAGCGGATCATCCGAAGCAGAGACTGAGTCTCCAAGATCCGTCGGACGTTGGACGGCTAAGGAGAGAGTACACAGCCAGGTTTTGAAGATCAGAGAGGAGGATCTTTGCGTTCTCGAGAATCGTCCACATGGTCTCAGCTTGTTCTTGATCTCGAGGCCGAGCTTGCCGTGTTCGCCTCTCAGTGGCAAAGTGAGATCCCTTAACGCCGTTCAGTGA
- the LOC108816787 gene encoding LOW QUALITY PROTEIN: peroxidase 56 (The sequence of the model RefSeq protein was modified relative to this genomic sequence to represent the inferred CDS: inserted 1 base in 1 codon) produces MAALQMNIFCLIFLQLLLFLLSLFAPTNAQGLKFGFYDSTCPKAERIVKKSVLDAIKKDPTIGAPLLRMFFHDCFVRGCDGSVLLELKNKKDEKNAPPNLSLRGFEIIDNVKAAVEKECPGVVSCSDVLALVARDAVVALNGPSWGVETGRRDGRVTNINEARANLPSPFDNITSLITQFRSKGLDKKDLVVLSGGHTXGNGHCSLITNRLYNFTGKRDSDPNLDTEYAANLRKRCKPTDTTTVLEMDPGSFKTFDKSYFKLVSQRRGFFQSDAALLDNQETKSYVLKQTKSYGSTFFKDFGVSMVKMGRIGVLTGRAGEVRKKCRMVN; encoded by the exons ATGGCTGCTTTGCAGATGAATATCTTTTGTCTCATATTCCTTCAACTACTACTGTTCTTACTCTCTTTGTTTGCTCCAACCAATGCGCAAGGGTTGAAATTCGGGTTCTATGACAGCACATGCCCGAAAGCTGAGCGTATTGTCAAGAAGTCTGTCCTGGATGCGATAAAGAAGGATCCTACAATTGGAGCTCCTTTGCTCAGAATGTTCTTCCACGACTGTTTCGTTAGG GGATGCGATGGGTCAGTCTTACTAGAGCTAAAGAACAAAAAGGACGAAAAGAATGCGCCTCCTAACCTCAGTCTTCGAGGGTTTGAGATCATAGATAATGTCAAGGCAGCTGTAGAAAAGGAGTGTCCAGGCGTTGTTTCCTGCTCTGATGTATTGGCCCTTGTCGCTAGAGACGCAGTGGTTGCG cTCAATGGACCGTCATGGGGAGTTGAAACGGGAAGAAGAGACGGTCGGGTTACAAACATCAATGAGGCTAGAGCGAACTTACCATCACCATTTGATAATATCACTAGCCTTATCACCCAGTTTCGGTCCAAAGGCCTCGACAAGAAAGACCTCGTTGTGCTTTCAG GTGGACACA ATGGGAACGGACATTGTTCTCTAATCACAAACCGGCTCTACAATTTCACCGGGAAAAGAGACAGCGACCCAAACCTAGACACGGAATACGCAGCCAACCTCAGAAAAAGATGCAAGCCTACCGATACCACGACTGTTCTAGAAATGGATCCAGGAAGCTTCAAAACATTCGACAAAAGCTACTTCAAGCTTGTGTCTCAAAGAAGAGGGTTCTTTCAATCTGACGCAGCTCTTTTGGACAACCAAGAAACTAAGTCTTACGTTCTCAAGCAAACGAAAAGCTATGGGTCTACTTTCTTTAAGGACTTTGGTGTGTCTATGGTGAAGATGGGTCGGATTGGGGTTTTGACAGGTCGGGCCGGAGAAGTTCGGAAGAAGTGCAGAATGGTTAACTAA